In Hydrogenovibrio marinus, a single genomic region encodes these proteins:
- a CDS encoding UDP-2,3-diacylglucosamine diphosphatase has protein sequence MPFSLITADIHLQPDETHPINQAFYRFLEEDAPQAEALYLIGDIFEMWVGDDVGLETFPKAIQHLSDLVKKGTRVYLMFGNRDFLMKSAFWKATGIQPLSDPNLVDFYGEKILLSHGDSLCIDDKEYQKMRRWFRNPVIQWLFLCLPKAKRLAIGENMRKKSQQYNQNKADNIMDVNQGAVESLLARYPECNHLVHGHTHRPGEQTFMVEGVEKHRWILGDWRPETQLLKVTERPGQSPEIEWLFLNGN, from the coding sequence ATGCCCTTTTCTCTGATTACCGCTGATATCCATTTACAACCGGATGAAACCCACCCGATCAACCAAGCGTTTTATCGTTTCTTAGAAGAGGATGCGCCGCAAGCGGAAGCCTTGTATCTGATTGGTGATATTTTTGAAATGTGGGTGGGTGACGACGTTGGCTTGGAAACCTTTCCCAAAGCGATTCAACACCTCTCTGACCTGGTAAAAAAAGGCACTCGCGTGTACTTAATGTTCGGCAATCGTGATTTTCTGATGAAATCTGCCTTCTGGAAGGCAACTGGCATTCAACCGCTCAGCGACCCCAACCTGGTAGATTTTTATGGTGAAAAAATCCTGCTGAGCCATGGCGACAGCTTGTGTATTGACGACAAGGAATATCAAAAGATGCGCCGCTGGTTCCGTAATCCGGTCATTCAATGGTTGTTTTTGTGTTTGCCAAAAGCCAAGCGTCTGGCAATTGGCGAAAACATGCGAAAGAAATCTCAGCAGTACAATCAGAATAAAGCGGACAACATTATGGATGTGAATCAGGGCGCTGTAGAAAGCCTGTTGGCTCGCTATCCGGAATGCAATCACTTGGTTCACGGCCACACGCACCGCCCTGGAGAACAAACCTTTATGGTCGAAGGTGTAGAAAAGCACCGTTGGATATTGGGAGACTGGCGCCCAGAAACCCAATTACTTAAGGTCACTGAACGCCCAGGACAATCGCCTGAAATTGAATGGCTATTCTTAAACGGAAATTAA
- a CDS encoding peptidylprolyl isomerase has product MTQVTFKTNMGDITVEVDYENAPVGAENFVHYAMEGFYNGTIFHRIIPGFMVQGGGMLPGMEDKPSGDPIENEADNGLKNVRGSVSYARTMEPHSATTQFFMNLVDNAFLDHTSKDVHGWGYAVFGKIVEGMDVLDAMAKVATTSRRGHQDVPVEDIIVEKTIVKEDD; this is encoded by the coding sequence ATGACTCAAGTCACCTTCAAAACCAACATGGGCGACATCACTGTCGAAGTCGATTACGAAAATGCACCCGTCGGTGCAGAAAACTTTGTGCACTATGCAATGGAAGGATTCTATAACGGTACCATTTTCCACCGAATCATTCCAGGCTTCATGGTGCAAGGTGGCGGTATGCTTCCAGGCATGGAAGACAAACCTTCAGGTGACCCTATTGAAAACGAAGCGGACAACGGCTTGAAAAACGTACGTGGCTCTGTCTCTTATGCGCGTACCATGGAACCTCATTCAGCAACCACTCAGTTCTTCATGAACTTGGTTGATAACGCTTTCCTGGATCACACGTCAAAAGACGTTCACGGTTGGGGCTATGCCGTATTCGGTAAAATCGTTGAAGGCATGGATGTGCTAGATGCCATGGCAAAAGTTGCAACAACCAGCCGCCGCGGTCATCAGGACGTACCTGTAGAAGACATTATTGTTGAAAAGACCATCGTAAAAGAAGACGACTAA
- a CDS encoding peptidylprolyl isomerase, whose amino-acid sequence MTQPVKQHSLLNRRVLFTGLFSTFFALATLGLMFSPFSKANADGSAYDNVKTNPHVLIQTNMGDITVELFPNKAPKTVANFLRYVNEHFYDGTIFHRVIPNFMIQGGGFTTDLQKKPTHEPIPNEADNGLRNRIGTLAMARTNDPNSATAQFFINVAQNTFLDFREKTDRAWGYAVFGRVIKGMKVVNHIRMVKTGFKNGMGDVPNNPVVIIKATQIQ is encoded by the coding sequence ATGACACAACCAGTGAAACAACACTCTTTGCTAAACAGACGCGTACTGTTTACCGGACTCTTCTCAACATTCTTTGCTTTAGCAACACTTGGCTTGATGTTCTCACCCTTTTCAAAGGCCAATGCAGATGGCAGCGCTTATGACAACGTCAAAACCAATCCTCATGTTCTGATTCAAACCAACATGGGTGACATCACCGTTGAGCTGTTTCCAAACAAAGCACCTAAAACGGTCGCCAACTTCCTACGTTACGTGAACGAACACTTTTATGATGGCACCATCTTCCATCGTGTCATTCCTAACTTCATGATTCAAGGTGGTGGGTTTACAACGGATCTACAGAAAAAGCCAACCCATGAACCGATTCCAAACGAAGCGGACAACGGCTTGCGTAACCGCATCGGCACCCTTGCGATGGCAAGAACCAATGACCCTAACTCGGCAACAGCACAGTTCTTCATCAATGTGGCGCAAAACACCTTTTTGGATTTCCGTGAAAAAACTGACCGTGCTTGGGGCTATGCCGTATTTGGTCGCGTGATCAAAGGCATGAAAGTCGTCAACCATATTCGCATGGTCAAAACCGGCTTCAAAAACGGTATGGGGGATGTACCGAATAACCCAGTGGTTATTATCAAAGCAACACAAATTCAATAA
- the glnS gene encoding glutamine--tRNA ligase gives MSQNEAIDKPTNFIRHIIDEDLASHKHDHVHTRFPPEPNGYLHIGHAKSICLNFGLAEDYNGACNLRFDDTNPTKEDIEYVESIMRDVAWLGFKWEGEPRYSSNYFQQFHDYAVELINKGLAYVDFSSPEEMREARGTLKEPGKNSPYRDTSADENLVLFTKMRQGEFKEGECVLRAKIDMASSFMCMRDPTLYRIRFETHHQTGDAWCIYPMYDFAHCISDAIEGISHSLCTLEFQDNRRLYDWVLDNLDDFNKPDRPHQYEFSRLNLAYTVMSKRKLHQLVDDKLVSGWDDPRMPTVSGMRRRGYTPASLRDFAERIGISKVDSMTEMSILEASIRDDLNVVAPRTMGVIDPIKVIIENYPEGQVESIQAPVHPQNEEMGKREIFFSRELYIDRADFIEEAPNKKWQRLAIDKEVRLRNAYIVKAERFETDAAGNVTTLYCSYDPETLGKNPADGRKVKGVIHFVEATKAVPAEFRLYDRLFTVENPGKSEDFESVLNPESLKIMQGFVEPNLADSVPEVAYQFEREGYFCRDNKSEGLVFNKTVGLRDTWTQAQ, from the coding sequence ATGAGTCAAAACGAAGCAATCGATAAACCGACCAATTTCATCCGTCATATCATTGACGAAGACTTAGCCTCACACAAGCACGATCACGTTCATACGCGCTTTCCACCTGAACCGAACGGTTACTTGCACATCGGCCATGCAAAGTCGATTTGTTTGAACTTTGGCTTGGCGGAAGACTATAACGGCGCTTGTAACCTGCGCTTTGATGATACCAATCCTACCAAAGAAGATATCGAGTATGTTGAGTCCATCATGCGTGATGTTGCTTGGCTTGGCTTTAAATGGGAAGGCGAGCCGCGTTACTCGTCAAACTATTTCCAGCAGTTTCATGACTATGCCGTCGAGTTGATTAACAAAGGCTTGGCGTATGTTGATTTTTCTTCACCAGAAGAGATGCGTGAAGCGCGTGGTACTTTGAAAGAGCCGGGCAAAAACAGCCCATACCGTGATACCTCTGCAGACGAAAACTTGGTGTTGTTCACAAAGATGCGCCAAGGTGAGTTTAAAGAAGGTGAGTGCGTGCTGCGTGCCAAAATTGATATGGCTTCTAGCTTCATGTGCATGCGTGACCCAACGCTCTACCGTATTCGTTTCGAAACACATCATCAAACAGGCGATGCTTGGTGTATTTATCCTATGTATGACTTTGCGCATTGCATTTCCGATGCGATTGAAGGTATTAGCCACTCGCTTTGTACGTTGGAGTTCCAAGACAACCGTCGTTTATATGACTGGGTGCTGGATAATTTGGACGACTTTAACAAGCCGGATCGTCCACATCAATATGAGTTCTCAAGATTGAACTTGGCTTATACCGTGATGTCAAAGCGTAAGCTGCACCAGTTGGTTGACGATAAGCTGGTTTCTGGGTGGGACGATCCTCGTATGCCGACAGTCTCTGGTATGCGTCGCCGTGGCTATACGCCTGCGTCTTTACGTGACTTTGCAGAACGTATCGGGATTTCAAAAGTCGACAGCATGACGGAAATGAGCATTCTTGAAGCGTCTATTCGTGATGATTTGAATGTGGTTGCACCGAGAACAATGGGCGTTATCGACCCAATCAAGGTGATTATCGAAAACTATCCTGAAGGTCAGGTTGAATCGATTCAAGCGCCAGTTCATCCGCAGAATGAAGAGATGGGCAAACGTGAGATTTTCTTTAGCCGTGAGCTGTACATCGATAGAGCGGACTTCATTGAAGAAGCACCAAATAAGAAATGGCAGCGTTTGGCGATAGACAAAGAAGTACGTTTGCGTAACGCTTATATCGTTAAAGCGGAAAGATTCGAGACAGATGCAGCAGGCAATGTCACCACGCTTTATTGTTCTTATGACCCGGAAACCCTGGGTAAAAACCCAGCAGACGGACGTAAAGTGAAAGGGGTTATTCACTTTGTTGAGGCGACTAAAGCCGTTCCGGCTGAGTTCCGGCTGTATGATCGTTTATTTACCGTTGAAAACCCTGGCAAGTCAGAAGACTTTGAGTCGGTATTGAACCCAGAATCTTTGAAAATAATGCAAGGGTTTGTTGAACCCAACCTGGCAGATTCTGTCCCGGAAGTCGCGTATCAGTTTGAACGAGAAGGTTACTTCTGCCGTGACAACAAGTCAGAAGGATTGGTCTTCAACAAAACAGTTGGCTTGCGCGACACCTGGACGCAAGCTCAATAA
- the cysS gene encoding cysteine--tRNA ligase: MSLQIYNTETRQKETFKPIHDNEVGIYVCGVTVYDYCHIGHARVMVVFDTVVRHLRALGYNVTYVRNITDIDDKIIKRALENGESIQSLTGRFIDAMHEDEAAMNVLRPDIEPLATEHMQDIESMISTLIEKGHAYPAENGDVYFNVKSDEDYGRLSGKNIDDLESGARVEVNEVKKDPLDFVLWKASKENEPAWSSPWGEGRPGWHIECSAMSTKCLGNHFDIHGGGMDLSFPHHENEIAQSECATGEHYVNTWMHCGFVRVDDEKMSKSLGNFFTIREVLKLYHPEVIRYFLLASHYRSPVNYSEDNLEVAKSSVSRLYSALESFTPEQLTAAEEGTNYEVEFNDAMNDDFNTPQAMAVLFELAKEVNKTKSETLGGLLKKLANQIGLLEQDATVFFKSQPSQSDLTDDAIQSLIDERAEARKNKDFARSDQIRDELLAQGIELLDSPQGTTWRKV, from the coding sequence ATGTCCTTACAGATTTACAACACGGAAACCCGTCAAAAAGAAACCTTTAAACCGATCCACGACAATGAAGTCGGTATCTATGTTTGTGGGGTGACGGTTTACGATTATTGTCACATCGGTCACGCACGTGTCATGGTCGTTTTTGATACGGTTGTGCGCCACCTGAGAGCGTTGGGTTATAACGTGACCTATGTGCGAAATATTACCGATATCGATGACAAGATCATTAAGCGTGCATTGGAGAATGGTGAAAGCATCCAATCTTTGACGGGTCGTTTTATCGATGCCATGCACGAAGACGAAGCGGCGATGAATGTTTTACGTCCCGACATCGAGCCACTTGCGACAGAGCACATGCAAGATATTGAGAGCATGATTTCGACGTTGATTGAAAAAGGGCATGCTTATCCAGCGGAAAACGGTGATGTTTATTTCAATGTGAAGTCTGATGAAGACTATGGCCGCTTGTCGGGTAAAAACATCGATGACTTGGAATCCGGTGCTCGCGTCGAAGTGAATGAAGTTAAAAAAGATCCTTTGGATTTTGTGCTTTGGAAAGCTTCAAAAGAAAACGAACCGGCTTGGTCTTCACCTTGGGGAGAAGGGCGTCCGGGTTGGCATATAGAATGTTCGGCCATGTCTACCAAATGTCTAGGCAACCACTTCGATATTCATGGTGGGGGGATGGATTTGAGTTTCCCGCATCATGAAAACGAAATCGCTCAGTCGGAATGTGCGACGGGCGAGCATTATGTGAATACATGGATGCATTGTGGTTTTGTACGCGTGGATGACGAGAAGATGTCCAAGTCTTTGGGTAACTTTTTCACCATTCGTGAAGTGTTGAAGTTGTATCACCCGGAAGTGATCCGTTATTTCCTATTGGCGAGTCATTACCGCAGCCCTGTGAATTATTCGGAAGATAATTTAGAAGTCGCGAAGTCCAGTGTGTCGCGCTTATATTCGGCATTGGAAAGCTTTACGCCAGAACAGTTGACCGCCGCCGAAGAGGGTACAAACTATGAAGTTGAATTCAACGATGCGATGAACGACGACTTCAATACCCCTCAGGCGATGGCAGTGTTGTTTGAGTTGGCGAAAGAAGTGAATAAGACCAAGTCTGAAACGTTGGGCGGTTTGTTGAAAAAACTGGCGAACCAAATTGGTTTGTTGGAGCAGGATGCAACTGTATTCTTTAAATCTCAGCCTTCACAATCAGATTTGACGGATGATGCGATTCAGTCTTTGATTGATGAGCGCGCGGAAGCAAGAAAGAATAAAGATTTTGCTCGTTCGGATCAAATTCGTGATGAATTGTTAGCGCAAGGAATTGAGTTGCTAGATTCTCCTCAAGGTACTACTTGGAGAAAAGTGTGA
- a CDS encoding lytic transglycosylase domain-containing protein: MIVKQIIESTLKRNAASLSLLLTIAVFSVFLSTNTYSSTGNLDRSKLTKDQRDFLNGYEAIKANDRPLIAFYKKELQDYVLYPYLSYLDIKYHLKSTPESQIDHFLERYPNSTLTPFLIKHYLEYLGKNHYSERYLKYYNLRPQSDSKLQCYYFDARIRLNQTDDVLALGARFWRSQEKLPHTCRLLEKELHKANRITGSMVWERIQLNMLKGHLIQSTRLARHLSPQGRKTLKYWIAVYRSPEKVTENMPSYVPAVIRKPIFKQGVTRLSYSNPKLAMHMLQHRSEQYGLSRLEQQKLSRQISLRFAYQYMPEAQGYLRDLDQAVQSEKVMNWRLQLAIRHSNWINYLDLYDLLPDDMQQQNRWRYWKARAYESLNEFRQAKPIFQTLAKERNFYGFMSADKLNQPYRFNPAPEKSFDMDKLTQKYPQLNAIKELIAIHWTHSLKREWYHLLQRVEPNDIEAVANYMSDSQQHHLAIQTIAKAKMWDDLELRFPTPYRQPVLNAAKKHTVDPAWVYGVMRRESAFSPTISSHAGATGLMQLLPNTARYIGKKIGFKRKQYTHLTNAESNIQLGSAYLSYLEDKYDGNRILATAAYNAGPDRVDSWIPKDMQISADQWIDTIPFTETRDYVKAVMEYTTIFKSVLSKHYDRLRNFMKPIGSGNNKLVATNDKN; this comes from the coding sequence GTGATTGTTAAGCAGATTATCGAAAGTACTCTCAAAAGAAATGCTGCTTCACTCTCCCTACTGCTAACGATTGCCGTTTTTTCGGTTTTCCTCTCGACAAACACCTACAGCTCTACCGGCAACCTAGATAGAAGCAAGCTCACAAAAGATCAAAGAGATTTCCTGAATGGCTACGAAGCCATCAAAGCAAATGATCGCCCATTGATAGCTTTCTACAAAAAAGAGCTACAAGATTATGTGCTCTACCCCTACTTATCTTATTTGGACATCAAATACCATCTCAAGTCCACTCCAGAATCGCAGATAGACCACTTTCTAGAGCGTTACCCAAACAGTACTCTCACCCCCTTCTTGATTAAGCACTACCTAGAATACCTCGGAAAAAACCATTACTCGGAACGCTATCTCAAATATTACAACCTGAGACCACAAAGCGATTCCAAACTACAGTGCTACTACTTTGATGCTCGCATCAGACTGAATCAGACCGATGATGTATTGGCACTTGGCGCTCGTTTTTGGCGTAGTCAGGAAAAGCTGCCCCACACCTGTCGCCTACTCGAGAAGGAACTTCATAAAGCCAATCGCATTACCGGCTCTATGGTATGGGAACGCATCCAACTCAATATGCTAAAAGGACACTTGATCCAATCCACGAGACTGGCAAGGCATCTTTCTCCACAAGGTAGAAAAACGCTCAAGTACTGGATAGCCGTTTATCGTTCCCCGGAAAAAGTCACTGAAAACATGCCTAGTTATGTGCCTGCAGTGATTCGGAAACCCATTTTTAAACAGGGGGTTACCCGTTTATCCTATTCCAATCCAAAACTGGCCATGCACATGCTCCAGCATCGTTCTGAACAATACGGACTTAGCCGTCTGGAACAACAAAAGCTTTCCCGCCAGATTTCATTGCGCTTTGCTTACCAATATATGCCAGAAGCCCAAGGCTACCTCAGAGATTTGGATCAAGCCGTTCAAAGCGAGAAAGTCATGAACTGGCGCCTACAACTTGCCATCCGTCACTCCAACTGGATTAACTACCTTGACCTGTATGATTTGCTGCCAGACGATATGCAGCAACAAAATCGCTGGCGCTATTGGAAAGCGCGTGCTTATGAATCTCTTAACGAATTCAGACAAGCTAAGCCGATATTTCAAACACTGGCGAAAGAACGCAACTTCTACGGTTTCATGTCTGCTGACAAACTCAACCAGCCTTACCGTTTCAACCCTGCGCCTGAAAAGTCATTTGATATGGACAAACTCACGCAAAAATACCCTCAACTCAACGCCATTAAAGAGTTGATTGCCATTCATTGGACGCACAGTTTAAAACGTGAGTGGTATCACCTGCTACAGCGTGTCGAGCCGAACGATATCGAAGCTGTCGCAAACTACATGTCAGACTCGCAACAACATCACCTCGCCATCCAGACCATTGCCAAAGCAAAAATGTGGGACGACTTAGAGTTACGCTTCCCAACACCTTATAGACAACCTGTTTTAAATGCCGCTAAAAAGCATACAGTTGACCCTGCTTGGGTATACGGCGTTATGCGACGAGAAAGTGCCTTCTCCCCTACCATTAGCTCTCACGCTGGTGCGACAGGTCTAATGCAACTATTGCCTAACACTGCTCGCTATATTGGTAAGAAAATCGGATTTAAACGCAAACAATACACGCATCTGACAAATGCAGAGTCAAACATACAGCTTGGCAGTGCTTACTTAAGCTATCTGGAAGATAAGTATGATGGTAATCGCATTTTAGCGACGGCTGCCTATAACGCAGGACCGGATAGAGTAGACAGCTGGATTCCAAAAGATATGCAAATCTCGGCCGATCAATGGATCGACACCATTCCCTTTACCGAAACACGAGATTACGTCAAAGCCGTCATGGAATACACCACTATTTTCAAATCGGTTTTAAGCAAGCACTATGATCGCCTGCGAAACTTCATGAAGCCTATTGGCTCAGGCAATAACAAATTAGTCGCAACTAACGATAAGAATTGA
- a CDS encoding LysM peptidoglycan-binding domain-containing protein, translating to MSFVQKYFFLLGCLVLPFVMNGCALTPLKSEPNASGQTSNSGDGDATTAENDDDADPKLPIAMPSEMDDAESLSFEQTIQKATLEKYDLAETDTQRLKNFVHAPNTEENDNLWEVLSHNFFLAPAHAEEYKSYIEYYLKRRKYLKRVSIRAKPYLYYILQEIKKRKMPYEIALLPVIESGYYPFARSYVSASGLWQFMPSTGHLYGLQHNWWYDGRQDIYKSTQAALDYLQQLYVMNDYDWLLALASYNAGLGNVLKAQRKYLKKHSNGNPNFWNIRRYLPQETKRYVPQLLAIAYLIDHQSEYNIHLEPIENAPYFDDLKLTQQINLRNVAKATQTDLQLLKVLNPGFLRVATPPNAKHRLLLPADIANDFRKQYEDNPEKFKVNWARHVIKPGESLLVIAHKYHTSASEIKKLNGLNNNLIRAGHTLLIPVPKNQITAVRLAENKKKPYKGNKYYHTVRPGESLWTIARYYNVSTRTLCEWNRISIRTPLRKGQKLEIRSNKYGKKFTYTLKKGESLWIVAQKYSVTTTELCNWNGLRKSQVVQPGTKLDVWVKS from the coding sequence ATGAGCTTTGTTCAAAAATATTTTTTTCTGTTAGGTTGTTTGGTTTTACCATTCGTTATGAATGGCTGTGCCTTAACACCTCTAAAATCAGAACCAAACGCCAGCGGGCAGACATCTAACTCAGGTGATGGTGACGCTACGACTGCTGAAAATGACGACGACGCAGATCCAAAACTGCCTATCGCCATGCCATCTGAAATGGATGATGCCGAAAGCTTGAGCTTTGAGCAAACCATTCAAAAAGCCACACTGGAAAAATACGACCTTGCTGAAACCGACACGCAGCGCCTAAAGAATTTTGTACACGCCCCAAACACTGAAGAAAACGACAACTTGTGGGAAGTACTTAGCCACAACTTCTTTCTAGCGCCTGCGCATGCAGAAGAATACAAGTCCTATATTGAATACTATCTAAAGCGCCGTAAATATCTAAAACGCGTTTCGATTCGTGCCAAACCCTATCTCTACTACATTTTGCAGGAAATCAAAAAACGCAAAATGCCGTATGAAATCGCATTATTGCCGGTTATCGAAAGTGGTTACTACCCATTTGCCCGCTCTTACGTCAGTGCTTCTGGTCTCTGGCAGTTCATGCCATCTACAGGACACCTTTACGGCCTACAGCATAACTGGTGGTATGACGGTCGTCAGGACATCTATAAGAGTACTCAAGCTGCCTTGGATTACCTACAGCAACTTTACGTCATGAACGACTATGATTGGTTATTAGCCCTTGCCTCGTACAATGCCGGATTGGGTAATGTACTGAAAGCCCAAAGAAAATATTTGAAGAAGCACTCTAACGGCAACCCTAACTTCTGGAACATCCGCCGTTATTTACCTCAAGAAACCAAACGCTACGTTCCTCAACTATTAGCCATTGCCTACCTAATTGACCACCAATCCGAATACAACATTCACTTAGAACCCATTGAGAACGCGCCTTACTTTGATGACTTAAAGCTAACACAGCAAATCAACTTAAGAAACGTTGCCAAAGCAACGCAAACGGATCTGCAACTGCTAAAAGTTTTGAACCCTGGTTTCCTTCGCGTGGCAACCCCCCCCAATGCCAAGCATCGTTTACTGTTGCCGGCTGACATTGCCAACGATTTCAGAAAACAATACGAAGACAACCCTGAAAAATTCAAAGTCAATTGGGCGAGACATGTCATCAAGCCAGGCGAGAGTTTGTTAGTCATTGCACACAAATACCACACCTCAGCGAGCGAGATCAAAAAGCTGAACGGCTTGAACAACAACTTGATTCGCGCAGGTCACACCTTGCTGATCCCAGTTCCTAAAAACCAAATTACCGCCGTCCGTCTAGCCGAAAATAAGAAAAAACCCTATAAGGGAAATAAGTATTACCATACCGTCCGCCCTGGTGAGAGCTTGTGGACGATTGCCCGTTACTACAATGTTTCAACAAGAACACTGTGCGAATGGAATCGCATTAGTATCCGCACACCACTTCGTAAGGGACAGAAGCTCGAAATACGCTCAAACAAATATGGTAAAAAGTTTACTTACACTCTGAAAAAGGGTGAGAGTTTGTGGATTGTCGCGCAGAAATACTCTGTTACCACAACTGAATTATGCAACTGGAACGGGCTCCGGAAGTCACAGGTTGTTCAACCTGGAACGAAGCTAGACGTCTGGGTTAAAAGTTAG
- the gloB gene encoding hydroxyacylglutathione hydrolase, translating to MNIIGLPTDYDNYIWVIRSDDANVREAWIVDPGESHRVVPYFQENQLSLAGILLTHHHYDHADGIQDVLKALGDASVVSNPRGPYKHVTYPVLEGDKVQVLDKTFEVLEIPGHTHEHVAFYHPEALFCGDVLFTAGCGKTWTQSPKPMAESLLRLRDLNDDCLIYCGHEYTFANINFAAIAEPDNEAVQKRKQEVWEKTKAGIPCVPERLGVEKQTNPFLRFDTENLKETLIKRHQSFYNFKLDSNANLYATLRSWKDSLDKTGILESGLD from the coding sequence ATGAACATCATTGGTTTGCCTACTGATTACGACAATTACATCTGGGTGATTCGCTCAGACGATGCCAATGTTCGTGAGGCTTGGATTGTCGATCCCGGCGAAAGTCATCGCGTTGTTCCTTACTTCCAGGAAAATCAGCTTTCTCTTGCCGGTATCTTGTTAACCCACCACCACTATGACCATGCTGATGGTATCCAAGATGTATTGAAAGCGCTTGGTGATGCGTCAGTGGTCAGCAACCCGAGAGGTCCATACAAACATGTGACCTATCCGGTTTTGGAAGGTGACAAGGTTCAAGTGCTTGATAAAACATTTGAAGTCTTGGAAATCCCCGGTCACACACATGAACATGTGGCATTTTATCACCCGGAAGCTTTGTTCTGCGGTGACGTCCTCTTTACAGCGGGTTGCGGCAAAACCTGGACGCAATCCCCCAAACCGATGGCCGAGTCTCTACTACGCTTAAGAGACCTGAACGATGACTGTTTGATTTACTGCGGACATGAGTACACCTTTGCCAACATCAACTTTGCCGCCATCGCCGAACCAGACAATGAAGCGGTTCAAAAGCGTAAGCAAGAGGTCTGGGAAAAAACCAAAGCCGGCATTCCCTGTGTACCAGAAAGATTGGGTGTTGAGAAGCAGACCAATCCATTTTTACGCTTTGATACAGAAAATTTAAAAGAAACCCTTATCAAACGACACCAATCCTTTTATAATTTTAAGTTGGATTCGAATGCTAATCTTTATGCAACTCTGCGTTCGTGGAAGGATTCGCTCGATAAGACCGGCATTTTAGAGTCTGGATTGGACTGA
- a CDS encoding class I SAM-dependent methyltransferase, which translates to MQNPTFQTFLSRFYKTPKGLSLLNDEKLLLERSLEKVFGYYLLQLGISCEDDLVQNSRVSRKVFADAIRPSHLSSEKVQAFVLTDLNYLPFKDDSIDAVLLPHTLESVSDPYHLLRQVDKMLVPEGHVLITGFNPFGCHVIRQKFGENSQIFKRANLVKESRVVDWLNVLGYEIQKISYSSLSCVTKDIENYQPSSFLLILEHWMDKVGLDLGNVYCIVARKKVGSPTPVGLNWRFAPWQTVKKGRVIANSEVHHRSSSVNDKKTS; encoded by the coding sequence ATGCAGAATCCGACGTTCCAGACATTTTTGTCACGTTTTTATAAGACTCCGAAGGGACTTTCTCTTCTAAATGACGAGAAGCTGTTGCTTGAGCGTAGTTTAGAAAAAGTATTTGGTTACTATCTATTGCAGCTGGGCATCAGTTGTGAGGACGATCTTGTACAAAACAGCCGCGTTAGTCGCAAGGTGTTTGCTGATGCGATTAGGCCATCACATTTATCCTCGGAGAAAGTCCAAGCATTCGTACTCACGGATTTGAATTATCTGCCGTTCAAGGATGATTCGATTGATGCTGTGCTGTTACCGCATACGCTGGAATCCGTTTCCGATCCTTATCACTTGCTAAGGCAGGTGGATAAAATGCTTGTTCCTGAAGGGCATGTCTTGATTACCGGTTTCAACCCATTTGGTTGTCATGTCATACGTCAAAAGTTTGGAGAAAACAGTCAAATTTTCAAGCGAGCCAATTTGGTTAAAGAAAGCCGAGTTGTTGATTGGCTAAATGTGTTGGGCTACGAAATCCAGAAAATTTCCTATAGCTCGTTGAGCTGTGTCACAAAGGATATTGAGAATTACCAACCTAGTAGTTTTCTACTGATATTGGAGCACTGGATGGATAAAGTTGGTTTGGACTTGGGTAATGTTTACTGTATTGTTGCCAGGAAAAAAGTCGGCTCGCCAACGCCGGTAGGATTGAACTGGCGCTTCGCACCTTGGCAAACAGTGAAAAAAGGGCGGGTAATTGCCAACTCTGAAGTACACCATCGTTCTTCAAGTGTGAATGATAAGAAAACGAGTTAA
- the rnhA gene encoding ribonuclease HI, whose protein sequence is MQQVEIFTDGGCRGNPGIGGWGALLRMGGHEKELKGAAKDTTNNRMELTAAIEALKALKRPCKVLLTTDSQYVKNGITQWLPNWKKNQWRTAAKKPVKNQDLWQQLDEAILQHQVEWAWVKGHAGHAENERADELANLAMDELSNA, encoded by the coding sequence ATGCAACAAGTCGAAATTTTTACCGATGGCGGATGTCGAGGTAATCCCGGAATTGGTGGTTGGGGAGCGCTGCTGAGAATGGGCGGACATGAAAAAGAATTAAAAGGCGCGGCAAAGGATACCACCAACAATCGCATGGAACTGACAGCAGCAATCGAAGCCTTGAAGGCGTTGAAGCGCCCATGCAAAGTCCTACTGACAACTGACTCTCAATATGTTAAAAATGGCATTACGCAATGGCTTCCAAATTGGAAAAAGAACCAATGGCGAACGGCTGCGAAAAAGCCTGTCAAAAACCAGGATTTATGGCAACAACTTGACGAAGCCATTCTGCAGCATCAAGTGGAATGGGCTTGGGTAAAAGGGCACGCAGGGCATGCCGAAAACGAGCGTGCGGATGAGTTGGCCAACCTCGCAATGGATGAATTATCGAATGCATAA